The following are encoded together in the Argopecten irradians isolate NY chromosome 5, Ai_NY, whole genome shotgun sequence genome:
- the LOC138324514 gene encoding zinc finger protein 488-like, which yields MGVITVCDIDYGRIFGPFPVQVALMDPTYVIGMLTQDIRHDSPAIEVDPDANSGLSRADGWLAYIQPAREEEEQNVEAYMKNSQVFYRTLRIIKAREELLVWYSKDFCQLIGIPDVRRSTIQEKVSYICQYCGEKFQYVFPLRAHMRFKCDNKRRDSRTIYGNINNQDMKCDSKSVCKMSKSDRLSGDIYNHDNTNEDIHVGRKRPAMENDNHIEAKQKNYENGENHSPPLRNRKSPETDFNANISVDIVQDGNSNNPSAFRKVEKSFSPQNNVSSSSLISVPNGDARRNANLHSSIENRPVSSQKDFVLPSSLATSMLPASPLMGSTSLPANALDPQLRASMMEAYRFAFPQQYTGTQESIMRSLHGLGGDPSKQFGFPDKLNTDIPFIKSTNPMVERILTNPNNPAMLPPTGIVPSPTGPMMSSPTGNTMPVFQNWCAKCNASFRMTSDLVYHMRSHHKREFDPVKKKRDDKLKCNICHETFRERHHLTRHMTSHA from the exons GTGGACCCTGACGCCAATAGCGGCCTGTCGCGTGCTGATGGCTGGTTAGCGTACATCCAGCCCGCCCGCGAGGAGGAAGAACAGAACGTTGAGGCCTATATGAAGAATAGCCAAGTATTCTATCGGACATTGAGGATCATCAAGGCCAGAGAGGAACTGTTGGTCTGGTACAGCAAGGACTTCTGTCAGCTGATCGGCATTCCGGATGTCAGAAGAAGCACCATTCAGG agaaAGTGAGCTACATATGCCAGTATTGCGGAGAGAAATTTCAGTATGTATTTCCATTGAGAGCACATATGCGATTTAAATGTGACAACAAGAGAAGGGACAGTCGAACCATATACGGAAACATAAACAATCAGGACATGAAGTGTGACAGTAAGTCAGTATGCAAGATGTCAAAAAGTGATAGACTTTCTGGTGATATATATAATCATGACAATACAAACGAGGACATTCATGTTGGTCGCAAGAGACCTGCCATGGAGAACGACAACCACATTGAGGCTAAACAGAAAAATTACGAAAATGGTGAAAACCATTCCCCACCTCTCCGTAACAGGAAGTCCCCCGAGACGGACTTCAACGCGAATATTAGTGTAGACATTGTTCAGGACGGCAACTCAAATAATCCAAGTGCGTTCAGAAAAGTAGAAAAGTCTTTTTCTCCACAAAATAATGTTTCTTCGTCATCGTTAATAAGTGTTCCCAATGGTGATGCAAGGCGAAACGCAAATCTGCATAGTAGCATAGAGAACAGACCAGTGTCTTCGCAAAAGGACTTTGTTTTACCGTCAAGTTTAGCGACGTCAATGCTCCCTGCATCACCATTGATGGGATCAACGTCACTTCCGGCAAATGCCCTTGATCCACAACTGAGAGCATCCATGATGGAAGCGTATAGATTTGCATTTCCACAACAATATACTGGAACGCAGGAATCTATAATGAGAAGTTTACATGGACTTGGAGGCGATCCATCAAAACAGTTTGGCTTTCCTGATAAACTTAACACTGACATACCATTTATAAAAAGTACCAACCCGATGGTGGAGCGAATATTAACTAATCCGAACAATCCCGCCATGTTACCACCAACAGGCATCGTACCTAGCCCAACGGGGCCTATGATGTCAAGTCCCACTGGAAATACAATGCCCGTATTTCAGAACTGGTGCGCTAAATGTAACGCTTCCTTCAGGATGACAAGCGATCTGGTGTATCACATGAGATCTCACCATAAACGCGAGTTTGATCCTGTGAAAAAGAAAAGAGATGACAAACTAAAGTGTAATATTTGTCATGAGACTTTTCGCGAAAGACATCACCTTACGAGgcatatgacgtcacatgcctaa